One window of the Klebsiella oxytoca genome contains the following:
- a CDS encoding cation diffusion facilitator family transporter has protein sequence MMQIADESQRSRVARKTTLVSVVVNLFLSSFQVLAGIFSGSQGLIADGIHSLSDLVADFVVLIANKKSRQPSDSDHHYGHWRYENGASLVIGALLLLVGIGMLWSACNKLLNPESIPNVHITALWVALGALTAKEILFRYMLRAATRIQSSMLIANAWHARSDAASSVVVAMGIIGNLAGFAWLDPVAALVVGVLIARMGYTFSADALHDLMDRSVDSETEQQIKTTILATPGVVALHDLKTRRAGDLILVDVHIEVPGNLSVVEGHDIALLARSRVLKNHNVLNMMIHIDPCRAEISAIAT, from the coding sequence ATGATGCAGATTGCCGACGAGAGTCAGCGCTCACGGGTTGCGCGTAAAACAACGCTGGTTAGCGTGGTGGTGAACCTTTTTTTGTCGAGCTTTCAGGTACTGGCGGGGATCTTTTCCGGATCGCAGGGCTTAATTGCCGATGGTATTCATTCTCTTTCCGATTTAGTTGCGGACTTCGTGGTGCTGATAGCCAATAAAAAAAGCCGCCAACCTTCGGACAGCGATCACCATTACGGGCACTGGCGTTATGAAAACGGCGCCTCTCTGGTGATTGGCGCACTGCTGTTGCTGGTTGGCATCGGTATGCTGTGGTCCGCTTGCAACAAACTGCTGAATCCGGAGTCTATCCCGAATGTGCATATTACCGCGCTGTGGGTCGCGCTTGGCGCGCTGACCGCCAAAGAGATTTTATTCCGCTATATGCTAAGAGCCGCCACGCGGATCCAGTCCTCAATGCTGATTGCCAACGCGTGGCACGCCCGCTCTGATGCGGCGTCATCGGTGGTAGTGGCGATGGGTATCATCGGGAATCTGGCGGGTTTCGCCTGGCTGGACCCGGTTGCCGCGCTGGTTGTCGGCGTGCTGATCGCCCGGATGGGCTATACCTTCTCGGCAGATGCGCTGCATGACTTAATGGATCGTTCCGTGGACAGCGAGACCGAACAGCAAATAAAAACCACAATTCTGGCGACACCCGGGGTTGTTGCTCTGCACGACCTGAAAACCCGCCGTGCCGGTGATTTGATACTGGTTGATGTGCACATCGAAGTGCCGGGAAATTTATCGGTGGTCGAAGGGCACGATATTGCGCTCCTGGCCCGCTCTCGGGTATTAAAAAATCATAACGTCCTGAATATGATGATTCATATCGACCCTTGTCGTGCGGAAATCTCCGCCATTGCCACTTAG
- a CDS encoding bestrophin family protein, with amino-acid sequence MIIRPEQHWFLRLFDWHGSVLSKIVFRLLLNVMMSIIAIISYQWYEQLGIHLTVAPFSLLGIAIAIFLGFRNSASYNRFVEARNLWGTVLIAQRTLVRQLKNILPEESVSHQRLVSYLIAFSWSLKHQLRKTDPSADLARLLPPQIVAEIRASSMPTNRILLLAGDELGRLRAAGKISDINFGLMDHKLDELGHALGGCERLASTPVPFAYTLILQRTVYLFCTLLPFALVGDLHYMTPFVSVFISYTFLSWDSLAEELEDPFGTAANDLPLNAMCNTIERNLLDMTGQHPLPEQLEPDRYYNLT; translated from the coding sequence ATGATTATCCGGCCAGAACAACACTGGTTTCTTCGTCTGTTTGACTGGCACGGCTCCGTGCTGTCAAAAATCGTCTTTCGCCTGCTGCTTAACGTCATGATGTCGATTATCGCTATCATCAGCTATCAGTGGTATGAACAGCTTGGGATCCACCTTACCGTCGCGCCGTTTAGCCTGCTGGGGATCGCCATCGCCATTTTTCTCGGCTTTCGCAATAGCGCCAGCTATAACCGTTTTGTTGAAGCGCGCAATCTTTGGGGAACGGTGCTGATTGCCCAGCGAACCCTGGTGCGTCAGCTGAAGAATATCCTGCCGGAGGAGAGCGTTTCCCATCAGCGCCTGGTGAGCTACCTGATCGCGTTTAGCTGGAGCCTGAAACATCAGCTGCGCAAAACCGACCCAAGCGCCGATTTAGCGCGTCTGCTGCCGCCGCAGATTGTGGCGGAAATACGGGCCAGCTCGATGCCAACCAATCGTATCCTGCTGCTGGCGGGGGATGAACTGGGGCGTCTTCGCGCTGCAGGAAAGATTAGCGATATCAACTTCGGTCTGATGGACCACAAGCTGGATGAGCTGGGTCATGCGCTGGGCGGCTGCGAGCGTCTGGCCAGCACGCCGGTACCCTTTGCCTATACGCTCATTTTGCAGCGCACGGTGTACCTGTTCTGTACGCTGCTGCCGTTCGCGCTGGTCGGCGATCTTCACTATATGACGCCGTTCGTGTCGGTGTTTATCTCCTACACCTTTTTATCGTGGGATTCGCTGGCGGAAGAGCTGGAAGATCCGTTCGGTACCGCGGCCAATGATTTGCCGCTGAACGCGATGTGCAACACTATTGAACGTAACCTGCTGGACATGACCGGCCAGCACCCGTTGCCGGAACAACTTGAGCCGGATCGTTACTACAACCTGACCTGA
- a CDS encoding FdhF/YdeP family oxidoreductase — protein MSNRRRAVPGVHPYDGPAGGWGALKATAIAVRTQMDALDAPATLLRTNQPDGFDCPGCAWPDKEHKSTFQFCENGAKAVTWEATSKRVTAEFLARNTVTSLLAKSDFELEGYGRLTQPLAYDKASDTLRPVSWEDACARIGEILRSLQPNEVEFYTSGRASNEAAWLFQLFAREYGTNNFPDCSNMCHESTSVGLPQSIGIGKGTVSLEDFDKTELVISIGHNPGTNHPRMMGTLHELARRGVPIIVFNPLKERALERFADPQNVIEMATYGSTNIASTYFQVKAGGDAAALKGIARALLSLEAEQGEVLDRAFIDEHTLGFADFAQDIQTTQWQEIERESGLTRDDLERVAEAYAKSDATIITYGMGITQHNKGTSNVRLIADLLLMRGNIGKPGAGICPLRGHSNVQGNRTVGITEKPGAQFLASLQRVFGFTPPQEHGHDAVKALQAMIDGESRALICLGGNFAVAMPDRERAFPAMRGLDLSVHIGTKLNRSHLLVAKETLILPCLGRTELDLQETGRQSITVEDSMSMVHASSGKLKPASSELRSEPAIVAAMAVATLPESKIDWPSLVADYDRIRDLIEQTIPGFDNYNQRIRHPDGFRMPLPPTERIWPTPTGKAMFSVFDGVHENQQVDGNDVMRLVTLRSHDQYNTTIYALDDRYRGVFGRRDVLFMNEQDMAEQGFEHGDRVDISSALPGHHQRLEDITLVAYSIAPGTVAAYYPEANVLVPLDYLDKESGTPSYKSVPVRLTLRSKEIRALEEVR, from the coding sequence ATGAGTAATAGAAGACGCGCCGTTCCCGGCGTCCATCCCTATGATGGTCCGGCCGGGGGATGGGGTGCTTTAAAAGCCACCGCTATCGCCGTCCGTACGCAAATGGATGCGCTCGATGCCCCCGCCACGCTACTGCGCACTAATCAGCCGGACGGCTTCGATTGTCCCGGCTGCGCCTGGCCCGACAAAGAGCATAAATCAACGTTTCAGTTCTGCGAAAACGGCGCCAAAGCGGTGACCTGGGAAGCGACCAGTAAACGGGTTACAGCCGAGTTTTTGGCACGAAACACCGTTACGTCGCTGCTGGCAAAGAGCGATTTCGAGCTGGAAGGCTACGGGCGCTTAACCCAGCCGTTAGCCTACGACAAGGCAAGCGACACGCTGCGTCCGGTTTCATGGGAAGACGCATGTGCCCGCATCGGTGAAATTCTCCGCTCCCTGCAACCTAATGAAGTGGAGTTCTATACCTCCGGACGCGCCTCTAACGAAGCGGCCTGGCTGTTCCAGCTGTTTGCCCGCGAATATGGCACCAATAACTTTCCGGACTGCTCCAATATGTGCCATGAGTCCACCAGCGTCGGTCTGCCGCAGTCTATCGGCATCGGTAAAGGTACGGTCTCGCTCGAGGATTTTGATAAGACCGAGCTGGTTATCTCTATCGGCCACAATCCCGGAACCAACCATCCGCGTATGATGGGAACGCTACATGAACTGGCGCGCCGGGGCGTGCCGATAATTGTTTTCAATCCGCTAAAAGAGCGGGCGCTGGAGCGTTTCGCCGATCCGCAGAACGTCATTGAGATGGCGACCTACGGCTCAACCAACATTGCATCGACTTACTTCCAGGTCAAAGCGGGCGGCGACGCGGCGGCGCTTAAAGGTATCGCCAGGGCGCTATTAAGCCTGGAAGCAGAGCAGGGAGAGGTACTGGACCGGGCGTTTATCGATGAGCACACGCTGGGTTTTGCTGACTTTGCGCAGGATATACAGACTACCCAGTGGCAGGAGATTGAACGTGAATCGGGCCTGACGCGCGACGACCTTGAGCGCGTGGCGGAAGCTTACGCCAAATCTGACGCCACAATTATTACCTATGGTATGGGCATTACCCAGCATAATAAGGGCACTTCAAACGTACGTCTGATCGCCGATCTGCTGCTGATGCGCGGTAATATCGGCAAGCCGGGCGCCGGGATCTGCCCGCTGCGCGGTCACTCCAACGTCCAGGGCAACCGCACCGTTGGCATCACCGAAAAACCAGGCGCTCAGTTCCTGGCCAGCCTGCAGCGGGTGTTTGGTTTTACGCCGCCGCAGGAGCACGGGCACGATGCGGTAAAAGCGCTACAGGCGATGATCGACGGTGAGTCCAGAGCGCTGATTTGCCTTGGCGGTAATTTCGCCGTGGCGATGCCGGATCGCGAACGGGCTTTTCCGGCGATGCGCGGGTTGGATCTGAGCGTGCATATTGGCACCAAGCTTAATCGGTCGCACCTTCTGGTGGCGAAAGAGACCCTTATTCTGCCGTGCCTGGGTCGAACCGAACTGGATCTTCAGGAGACGGGCCGCCAGTCGATAACCGTTGAGGACTCGATGTCGATGGTTCACGCTTCATCGGGCAAGCTGAAACCCGCTTCGTCAGAGCTGCGCTCGGAGCCGGCGATCGTCGCGGCGATGGCGGTGGCCACGCTGCCGGAGAGCAAAATTGACTGGCCGTCGCTGGTCGCCGACTACGACCGCATCCGCGATTTGATTGAGCAGACCATTCCCGGTTTTGACAATTACAACCAGCGTATTCGCCACCCCGACGGTTTTCGTATGCCGCTGCCGCCAACGGAACGTATCTGGCCGACGCCGACCGGAAAAGCGATGTTTTCGGTTTTCGACGGCGTACACGAAAACCAGCAGGTGGACGGTAACGACGTGATGCGTCTGGTCACTTTGCGCAGTCACGATCAGTACAACACCACCATTTATGCCCTGGACGATCGCTATCGGGGCGTGTTTGGCCGTCGCGACGTGCTGTTTATGAACGAGCAGGATATGGCGGAGCAGGGATTTGAGCACGGCGATCGGGTGGATATCAGCTCCGCGCTGCCCGGTCACCATCAGCGGCTGGAGGATATCACGCTAGTGGCCTACAGCATCGCACCGGGCACCGTTGCGGCCTATTATCCTGAAGCGAACGTGCTGGTACCGCTGGATTATCTCGATAAAGAGAGCGGTACGCCGTCGTATAAATCAGTACCGGTGCGTTTAACCCTGCGATCGAAAGAGATCCGCGCGCTGGAAGAGGTTCGCTAA
- a CDS encoding MgtC family protein: MEETMLMFPYIANLLAAMLLGALIGAERQWRQRMAGLRTNALVATGAAVFILSSLSTSPDSPGRIAAQVVSGIGFLGAGVIMREGMNVRGLNTAATLWCSAAIGVLCGLGQFWQAAAATLIILCANILLREAAQRINQIPGATEEEKCYVLNIICNSEHENAIRQLLLNISKEMTFSLQGLVSMAAKEQGHKEIRLELVGNADCRKARDFIMSKIGGDENITSVRWCVEGS; this comes from the coding sequence ATGGAGGAAACTATGTTGATGTTTCCTTATATCGCAAATTTACTCGCGGCGATGCTGTTAGGGGCGCTAATTGGCGCCGAAAGACAGTGGCGTCAGCGTATGGCAGGCCTGCGTACAAATGCGCTGGTCGCCACTGGCGCAGCGGTTTTTATTCTGAGTTCTCTGTCGACTTCGCCGGACAGCCCGGGACGTATTGCCGCGCAGGTCGTCTCCGGAATCGGTTTTCTTGGCGCGGGCGTTATCATGCGTGAAGGCATGAACGTGCGCGGCCTGAATACGGCCGCGACGCTGTGGTGCTCCGCGGCAATTGGGGTGCTGTGCGGTTTAGGCCAGTTCTGGCAGGCAGCTGCGGCAACGTTGATAATTCTCTGCGCTAATATCTTGCTACGTGAAGCGGCGCAGCGAATTAATCAGATCCCCGGAGCGACAGAAGAAGAGAAATGCTACGTTCTGAATATTATCTGTAATAGCGAGCATGAAAACGCAATTCGTCAGCTGTTGCTTAATATCAGCAAAGAGATGACGTTCAGCCTGCAGGGGCTGGTCTCTATGGCAGCGAAAGAACAAGGACATAAAGAAATTCGCCTTGAACTGGTCGGCAATGCCGATTGCCGGAAGGCGCGAGATTTTATTATGTCAAAAATCGGCGGTGACGAAAATATTACTTCAGTCCGCTGGTGCGTCGAGGGCAGTTAA
- a CDS encoding MFS transporter: protein MSTTQVLGDAAFASPGQPHSSLTARIDALPASVGLWSFITLLALGGFFELYDLFQTGYISTGLLAEDIFHTGEKGIFGISDQAAFASSTFMGLFIGASLLAPLADKLGRRLTFMFALAWYGVFSLIMALQSSAEGVIFCRFLVGVGLGIELVTIDTYLSEWVPTHLRNKAFAFAFFIQFLSVPAVALMSWMLVPVTLFGLTGWRWVIIFGALCSLIIWVIRKKLPESARWLDEKGRHEEAHKVMCEMEQRCGVAPSPRHRVEQLANARKPGNFKEIWAPQYRKRTMMLMVMNFFQAIGFFGFGNWLPALLSGQGASITHSLLYAFFINLAYPIGCLFCTRFVHRFENKWQIVLSALMTVVFGTLFALQNSPALLVICGFMITWSNAWLTISYHAYQAEVFPTHIRARAVGFCYSFSRLSTAITSILIGIILQYAGTPGAISFIVASMLMVMLSVGIFGPKTRGIRLEDI from the coding sequence ATGTCTACCACCCAGGTTCTGGGCGACGCCGCGTTCGCCTCCCCAGGACAGCCCCACTCCAGCCTGACCGCTCGCATCGATGCGCTGCCCGCCTCCGTTGGCCTGTGGTCATTTATCACCCTTCTGGCGTTGGGCGGCTTCTTCGAGCTGTACGATCTTTTTCAGACCGGGTACATCAGCACCGGACTACTGGCAGAGGATATTTTTCATACCGGTGAGAAAGGCATTTTCGGTATTTCCGACCAGGCCGCGTTCGCTTCATCAACCTTTATGGGACTGTTTATCGGCGCCAGCCTGCTTGCGCCGCTGGCGGACAAGCTGGGACGTCGCCTGACCTTTATGTTCGCCCTCGCCTGGTACGGCGTCTTCTCCCTGATTATGGCCCTGCAAAGCAGCGCAGAAGGCGTTATTTTCTGCCGTTTTCTGGTCGGCGTCGGCCTCGGTATTGAGCTGGTGACGATCGATACCTACTTAAGCGAATGGGTACCGACGCATCTGCGCAACAAAGCTTTCGCGTTTGCCTTCTTTATTCAGTTTTTATCGGTACCCGCCGTGGCGCTGATGTCATGGATGCTGGTACCCGTTACCCTTTTTGGCCTCACCGGCTGGCGCTGGGTGATTATTTTCGGCGCACTCTGCTCGCTGATCATTTGGGTTATTCGCAAAAAGCTGCCGGAATCGGCGCGCTGGCTGGATGAAAAAGGCCGTCACGAAGAGGCTCATAAGGTGATGTGCGAAATGGAACAGCGCTGCGGCGTTGCGCCATCACCGCGCCACCGCGTTGAACAGCTAGCTAATGCGCGTAAACCCGGAAACTTTAAAGAGATTTGGGCTCCGCAGTACCGCAAACGCACCATGATGCTGATGGTGATGAACTTCTTCCAGGCCATCGGCTTCTTTGGTTTCGGCAACTGGCTGCCGGCGCTGCTTTCCGGTCAGGGGGCAAGCATTACCCACAGTCTGCTGTATGCGTTCTTTATTAACCTCGCCTATCCAATAGGCTGTCTGTTCTGCACCCGTTTTGTCCATCGTTTTGAAAATAAATGGCAAATCGTGCTTTCAGCGCTGATGACGGTGGTGTTTGGCACGCTGTTTGCCCTGCAGAATAGTCCGGCGCTGCTGGTGATTTGCGGGTTTATGATTACCTGGTCAAACGCCTGGCTGACCATCAGCTATCACGCCTACCAGGCTGAAGTTTTCCCCACCCACATTCGCGCGCGGGCTGTCGGCTTCTGCTACTCCTTCAGCCGACTGTCGACGGCGATCACCAGCATCTTGATCGGTATTATTCTGCAATATGCCGGTACGCCGGGAGCCATTAGCTTTATTGTCGCCAGCATGCTGATGGTGATGCTGTCAGTGGGCATCTTTGGTCCGAAAACCCGGGGGATCAGACTGGAGGATATTTAA
- a CDS encoding class I SAM-dependent DNA methyltransferase has translation MDHPSAKNIIALYEKQWATFQAQRSTSLFEKPWLDQFLAHLRPGGTILDIGCGNGSPIAEYFLRRGFPVTGVDASPSMIARCRQKFPMGRWLTGDMRELALAERFDGVVAWDSFFHLPRADQRRMFSLFAAHSGDGAALMFNTGTSDGEAVGQFAGEALYHASLAPEEYRNLLRQNAFEVVNHSVEDPQCGGRTVWLAVKRR, from the coding sequence ATGGATCACCCGTCAGCAAAAAATATCATCGCATTGTATGAGAAACAGTGGGCAACCTTCCAGGCCCAGCGCTCAACCAGCCTGTTTGAAAAACCCTGGCTGGACCAATTTTTGGCCCATCTAAGACCCGGCGGAACGATTCTGGATATTGGCTGCGGTAACGGCTCGCCGATCGCTGAATATTTTCTGCGCCGGGGTTTTCCCGTGACCGGCGTAGATGCCTCTCCTTCAATGATTGCCCGATGTCGGCAAAAGTTTCCCATGGGCCGCTGGCTAACCGGCGACATGCGCGAACTGGCGCTGGCGGAGAGATTTGATGGCGTGGTGGCATGGGATAGTTTTTTTCACCTTCCTCGGGCCGATCAGCGCAGGATGTTTAGCCTCTTCGCCGCTCATTCTGGTGACGGCGCGGCGCTGATGTTCAATACCGGTACCAGCGACGGCGAGGCCGTCGGCCAGTTTGCCGGCGAGGCGCTGTATCACGCGAGCCTGGCGCCGGAGGAGTATCGCAACCTGCTACGGCAAAATGCTTTCGAGGTGGTTAATCATAGCGTGGAAGACCCGCAGTGCGGCGGTCGTACGGTCTGGCTGGCGGTTAAGCGCCGCTAG
- a CDS encoding anti-virulence regulator CigR family protein produces MSRKQIWQTALAAGLSWFLMATPAIANPGNGNGNGHGNGGGNSNSANHGNSGNHGKNVDKGNQGHKEESPGKRKNYGKPDHVSSDISFSRARSLAVNYGLTGYSSLPPGIAKNLARGKPLPPGIAKKAVPASMLNELPYYPGYEWRVVGKDLVLIALSTAIVTSIINGVFD; encoded by the coding sequence ATGTCCAGAAAGCAAATTTGGCAAACAGCGCTGGCGGCGGGCCTTTCGTGGTTTTTGATGGCGACGCCTGCTATCGCTAATCCCGGCAATGGTAATGGCAATGGCCACGGAAACGGCGGCGGCAACAGCAACAGCGCTAATCATGGCAATAGCGGCAATCACGGTAAAAACGTAGATAAAGGTAATCAGGGGCACAAAGAGGAGAGCCCGGGAAAGAGGAAAAATTACGGCAAACCAGACCACGTCTCTTCTGATATCAGTTTCTCCAGAGCGCGTTCGCTGGCGGTAAACTATGGCTTAACCGGCTACTCATCGCTGCCTCCAGGAATAGCGAAAAACCTGGCTCGCGGCAAACCATTGCCGCCGGGGATTGCCAAAAAAGCGGTACCGGCGTCGATGCTTAATGAACTTCCTTACTATCCTGGCTACGAGTGGCGGGTGGTTGGCAAGGATTTGGTGCTGATTGCGCTAAGCACGGCGATCGTGACGTCAATAATCAATGGCGTCTTTGATTAG
- a CDS encoding LysR family transcriptional regulator, whose protein sequence is MDIKQLKYLIALDRTRHFGQAAAACHITQPTLSMRIRNLEEELNLTLIQRGQRFEGFTPEGERILAWARALLAAHDGLEAEAAICRGQMVGQLRVGMVPLASLNPMQLIKPLADKYPELQFSLLSMTSEQIIDGVSRNQLDLGICYLHHVDSQLFNVVWLPNTRMGLLHDTRHFQFKETIPEWETLAALPLGFLTKGMYYRESIEMSFKAKGLAPKYVFESDSTFQIIQAVQAGICCAIMPLNNGLEALSDNLEIIPIVETEVDSMLALIMRNKEPVSSLAEKCFADAQVIFSER, encoded by the coding sequence ATGGATATCAAACAGCTTAAGTATCTGATTGCGCTCGACAGGACGCGACATTTCGGCCAGGCCGCGGCGGCTTGCCATATCACCCAGCCCACGCTCTCCATGCGTATCCGTAATCTTGAAGAAGAGCTCAATCTGACGCTGATTCAGCGCGGGCAACGCTTTGAGGGCTTTACCCCGGAGGGGGAGCGGATTCTGGCCTGGGCGCGGGCGCTGCTGGCGGCGCATGATGGACTGGAAGCGGAGGCGGCTATTTGTCGCGGGCAGATGGTCGGTCAGCTGAGGGTGGGGATGGTGCCTTTAGCCAGCCTCAATCCGATGCAGCTGATAAAACCGCTGGCGGATAAATACCCGGAGCTGCAGTTCAGCCTGCTGTCGATGACTTCGGAACAGATAATCGACGGGGTTAGCCGTAACCAGCTGGATCTGGGGATCTGCTATCTGCATCACGTCGATAGCCAGCTGTTCAACGTGGTCTGGCTGCCGAATACCCGCATGGGTTTACTGCATGATACCCGTCATTTTCAGTTTAAAGAGACCATCCCCGAATGGGAGACGCTGGCCGCGCTGCCGCTGGGCTTTTTGACAAAGGGCATGTACTACCGGGAATCGATTGAAATGAGCTTTAAGGCCAAGGGGCTGGCGCCAAAGTACGTGTTTGAGAGCGACTCTACTTTTCAGATAATCCAGGCAGTGCAGGCCGGGATCTGCTGCGCGATTATGCCGCTGAATAACGGGCTGGAAGCGTTAAGCGATAATCTGGAAATCATTCCGATTGTTGAGACGGAGGTCGATTCGATGCTGGCGCTGATTATGCGCAATAAAGAGCCGGTATCGTCGCTGGCGGAAAAATGTTTTGCCGATGCGCAGGTAATTTTCAGCGAACGCTGA